In the Kaistella sp. 97-N-M2 genome, one interval contains:
- a CDS encoding RagB/SusD family nutrient uptake outer membrane protein: MKKYILIITALFLFSANNSCSERDLDLFPPQADEIANINTEDQLQQILNGAYLTASSVNVFGTKATLFGDIMADKIFVSLQNPSFLDTFNYNFSALQQQEFSGLYGGLYNTILRCNLVINNTNVPSSEKTVRMKGEAKILRGLAYFTLTNFFSPSPTSGVNQEYGVPIVLGNYDVNIQPARSTVAAVYDQIITDLKEGIEGADAMPSSKTLLGKDAGRLILSRVYLTRRAAGDAQLALDAATEVINVAKTVDAFNVVPGVPINLSTYTNYFASSNSTLSEEQPETVWELDLSSSTNLVNGIGANLSLPGFYNRIDAKRCLLINQTLYGSLADTDVRKGSPTTGLLITVGTPNVDTPKGYWTNKYPRLTDEGNYFRNIKLLRFSEAYLNRIEALNLLGQTGAALDELNAFATSRRGVTYTGADLQNDILEERAKEFYAEGQRFFDLKRYNLGLNRPSNCLVTCTIAPNDKLFVLPMSAGALNANENLTQYPGY; the protein is encoded by the coding sequence ATGAAAAAATATATATTAATTATCACTGCATTATTTCTGTTTAGCGCAAATAATTCATGTAGTGAAAGAGATTTAGATTTATTTCCGCCACAGGCAGACGAAATAGCAAATATTAATACAGAAGATCAATTGCAGCAAATACTGAATGGTGCATACTTAACAGCTTCTTCTGTAAACGTTTTTGGTACTAAAGCCACCTTGTTTGGAGATATAATGGCAGACAAAATTTTTGTATCCTTACAAAACCCGTCTTTTTTAGATACTTTTAATTATAATTTTAGTGCTTTGCAGCAGCAGGAATTCAGCGGTTTGTACGGTGGATTATACAATACCATCTTGCGGTGCAATCTTGTAATAAATAATACCAATGTTCCTTCCAGCGAGAAGACCGTCCGAATGAAGGGCGAAGCTAAAATTCTTCGGGGTTTAGCATACTTCACATTGACTAATTTTTTCAGTCCGTCCCCGACCTCGGGTGTCAATCAGGAATATGGCGTACCCATCGTTTTAGGAAATTACGATGTAAACATTCAACCCGCAAGATCTACGGTTGCGGCCGTTTACGACCAAATAATTACCGATTTAAAAGAGGGAATTGAAGGAGCAGATGCAATGCCTTCGTCAAAAACACTTTTAGGAAAAGACGCCGGCCGACTAATACTTTCGCGGGTTTATCTCACCAGAAGAGCTGCTGGGGACGCCCAACTGGCCTTGGATGCTGCAACGGAAGTCATAAATGTCGCTAAAACTGTGGATGCATTTAATGTGGTTCCCGGCGTGCCGATCAATCTTAGTACTTACACCAATTATTTTGCATCCTCAAACTCGACGCTTTCCGAAGAACAACCGGAAACCGTTTGGGAGCTGGATCTTTCCTCCTCTACCAACCTTGTAAACGGAATTGGCGCAAATTTATCTTTACCAGGCTTTTACAACAGAATCGACGCGAAAAGATGTCTTTTGATCAATCAAACCTTATATGGAAGTTTGGCAGATACCGATGTTCGCAAAGGATCGCCTACAACTGGGCTTTTAATTACTGTAGGAACTCCTAATGTGGACACCCCCAAAGGTTATTGGACAAATAAATATCCGCGTTTAACAGATGAAGGAAATTATTTCAGAAACATTAAATTACTTCGATTTTCGGAAGCTTATTTAAATAGGATTGAAGCCCTTAATTTACTGGGACAAACCGGTGCTGCTCTCGACGAGTTGAATGCATTTGCAACTTCGCGAAGAGGTGTCACATATACGGGAGCAGATTTGCAGAATGATATATTAGAGGAGCGTGCAAAAGAATTTTATGCTGAAGGCCAAAGGTTTTTCGATCTTAAGCGCTATAACCTAGGCCTTAACAGACCTTCGAACTGTTTGGTAACCTGCACGATAGCGCCCAATGATAAATTATTTGTTTTACCAATGTCAGCTGGCGCGCTTAACGCTAATGAGAACTTAACGCAATATCCGGGATATTAA
- a CDS encoding SusC/RagA family TonB-linked outer membrane protein, which translates to MKIKLHVLTIAVLFFAGHTVMAQKAKRDTATKTKEIEEVVLVGGIKLDPAQKVGAYNIVSKANFESTPFSSVDEVLNGRVAGLNFSAASGDPGSSNLITIRGVSSLIGTPNPLYVIDGVIIGKGADNASFMESWNPLASIDPNAIENVSVLKDASATALYGSRGANGVILVTTKKGKFNQKTRFDFSTETGVQSRAFDKLRLMTGDEYIKYGGILMWNSQKGNGLPATLSFNNLDEATQYYLDNYIPDEAPAKTTGEYTDWTKAVNRTSSVVNTYNFGASGGGESTSFRIGGTYYENLPLVKSSKFERISVNTAIDHKASDKLKFGLNLNYSNIKRATYFGGRSVANPVTSTILLSPLRPIYNPDGSGSYYEDSWPADANEMTKGMNPVAILNETGTKSSINTIIGSVNMDYQFVKNFYFNSLFGVQVQFMKELNYGLKGHPVYIGMNDDQGFLGEARTTIFDYNWVNSVSYRNIFNGRHNIQAYIGSEYQDHTYDNIFAFSTTQNDPRPYFQYASEVRTDNTFYEWTQISYFGRLNYTLDTKYTLSGQLRRDGNSTLGDKKWGNFWSLGGSWNAANESFMPEAFSSATLRASYGVLGNIPYADQWGNQYNQIATIRYDNTIGYGGNGGYGTIFNTGNPDLVWEESKHLDIGADFGFYNDRLKFNLDYYDKLTSKAIFYEFPALESGGPDEYFANAADIRNRGFEVVIDAVPIRNSNFSWSVNANGSYGKSKVEKSSVPLKTFEGDTADDSNELVAVAPGHLLGEYYTLVWAGVAQAADEENNIQAGDALWYTDASRTKVTNVKTDAERVWIGKNAFPTYNIGLTNEFKYKNVSLSFLISGQFDFLVQNGVHSYTIHDGRFPLRNQISDALYNSWTDAPGAENYSVDNPKAVLGNPSNSRLESTRFLNKGDHIRLKEARIAYSFGEIFKNATGISNFTVYARATNLLTYVFDKDLNYDPESTSNSYSWLGKGRYWYASPVIKTVSMGIQIGF; encoded by the coding sequence ATGAAAATAAAATTACACGTTTTAACCATTGCAGTTTTGTTCTTCGCCGGACACACGGTAATGGCTCAGAAAGCAAAAAGAGATACTGCTACCAAAACAAAAGAAATTGAGGAGGTAGTATTAGTTGGTGGAATTAAGTTGGATCCTGCCCAAAAAGTGGGTGCCTACAATATTGTTTCCAAGGCAAATTTTGAATCCACGCCGTTTTCTTCTGTAGATGAAGTGTTAAATGGCAGAGTTGCCGGTCTTAACTTTTCTGCAGCAAGTGGAGATCCCGGTTCTTCAAATCTTATTACGATCAGAGGCGTAAGTTCTTTAATTGGAACGCCTAACCCTTTGTATGTAATTGACGGCGTTATCATCGGAAAAGGTGCAGATAACGCTTCGTTTATGGAATCCTGGAATCCTTTAGCATCCATAGACCCGAATGCGATAGAAAATGTTTCGGTATTAAAAGATGCTTCGGCTACCGCATTGTATGGCTCCAGGGGTGCAAATGGAGTAATTTTGGTTACGACGAAAAAAGGAAAGTTTAATCAGAAAACAAGATTTGATTTCTCTACCGAAACCGGTGTGCAGTCCAGAGCATTTGATAAACTTCGACTCATGACGGGTGATGAGTATATTAAATATGGCGGTATTTTGATGTGGAACTCCCAGAAGGGCAATGGATTGCCGGCCACTCTCTCTTTTAATAATCTGGACGAGGCCACGCAATATTATTTGGATAATTATATTCCGGATGAAGCGCCCGCCAAAACAACAGGTGAGTATACCGATTGGACAAAAGCGGTAAACAGAACATCCTCCGTTGTAAATACATATAATTTTGGGGCGTCCGGCGGTGGTGAAAGTACGTCTTTTCGGATTGGCGGAACGTATTACGAAAATTTACCGCTTGTAAAATCCTCTAAATTTGAACGTATAAGTGTAAATACTGCCATTGATCACAAAGCTTCGGATAAATTAAAATTTGGTTTAAATTTAAATTATTCCAATATAAAACGGGCGACCTATTTTGGAGGAAGGTCTGTTGCCAATCCGGTGACGTCAACAATTTTACTCTCACCCTTAAGACCCATCTATAATCCGGATGGTTCCGGTTCCTATTATGAAGATTCGTGGCCCGCAGATGCCAATGAGATGACCAAGGGAATGAATCCGGTGGCAATTTTGAACGAAACCGGAACAAAATCTTCCATTAATACGATTATCGGCTCTGTAAACATGGATTACCAATTCGTGAAAAACTTCTATTTTAATTCGCTTTTTGGGGTTCAAGTCCAGTTTATGAAAGAATTGAACTACGGTTTAAAAGGGCATCCGGTTTATATTGGAATGAATGATGACCAGGGATTTCTTGGTGAGGCCCGTACGACAATTTTCGATTATAACTGGGTAAACTCAGTGAGTTACCGAAATATTTTTAATGGCCGCCATAATATTCAAGCTTATATCGGAAGTGAATATCAGGATCATACTTATGACAACATCTTTGCCTTCAGTACCACGCAGAATGATCCGCGACCCTATTTTCAGTATGCAAGTGAGGTTCGAACAGATAATACTTTTTACGAATGGACGCAGATTTCCTATTTCGGCCGTTTGAATTATACTTTGGATACGAAGTACACCTTATCCGGACAATTACGTCGGGACGGAAACTCTACTTTAGGCGATAAAAAATGGGGAAATTTTTGGTCTTTGGGTGGCTCCTGGAATGCGGCAAACGAATCTTTTATGCCGGAAGCATTTTCCTCTGCAACTTTACGGGCCAGTTACGGTGTATTGGGAAATATTCCTTATGCTGACCAGTGGGGAAATCAATATAATCAAATTGCGACAATACGATATGACAATACAATTGGATATGGCGGAAACGGCGGTTATGGCACAATTTTCAACACGGGTAATCCAGATCTTGTTTGGGAAGAATCTAAACATTTGGACATTGGAGCGGATTTCGGATTTTATAATGATCGTTTAAAGTTTAACTTAGATTATTACGACAAACTAACCAGCAAAGCCATTTTCTATGAATTTCCGGCGTTAGAAAGCGGGGGCCCGGACGAGTATTTCGCAAATGCTGCCGATATCAGAAACAGAGGGTTTGAGGTGGTTATTGATGCCGTTCCAATAAGAAACAGTAATTTTTCCTGGTCCGTAAATGCCAATGGGTCTTACGGTAAATCGAAGGTAGAAAAATCCAGTGTGCCTTTAAAAACTTTTGAGGGCGATACGGCAGACGATAGTAATGAACTGGTTGCTGTAGCTCCCGGCCATCTTCTTGGTGAATATTATACTTTGGTTTGGGCTGGTGTTGCACAGGCCGCCGACGAGGAGAATAACATCCAGGCAGGCGATGCTTTATGGTATACGGACGCGTCTCGAACAAAAGTTACAAATGTTAAAACCGACGCAGAACGAGTTTGGATTGGAAAAAATGCCTTCCCAACCTATAACATCGGGCTTACTAACGAATTTAAATATAAAAATGTTTCGCTAAGTTTTTTAATTTCCGGTCAATTCGACTTTTTAGTGCAAAATGGCGTTCATTCTTACACCATTCATGACGGCAGATTTCCTTTAAGAAATCAGATCTCCGACGCGTTGTATAACAGTTGGACGGATGCGCCAGGTGCCGAGAATTACAGTGTGGACAATCCAAAAGCAGTATTAGGCAATCCAAGTAATTCCAGACTTGAATCGACAAGATTTTTAAATAAAGGAGACCATATTAGACTGAAAGAGGCGCGTATAGCTTATTCATTTGGCGAAATCTTTAAAAATGCTACAGGTATTTCAAATTTTACGGTGTACGCCCGAGCTACAAATTTGTTGACCTATGTGTTTGATAAAGATTTAAATTACGATCCCGAATCTACGTCAAATTCATATTCCTGGCTGGGGAAGGGCAGATATTGGTATGCATCTCCAGTTATTAAAACCGTTTCCATGGGCATTCAAATTGGTTTTTAA
- a CDS encoding RagB/SusD family nutrient uptake outer membrane protein, with amino-acid sequence MKNKVIKQILFSTLILLTSCRDELDVVPNDKIIVDNYYTTESDFRKGLDYAYDGFKIAGYYSGDNTQLIIPDVISDNLIQNPQGRRSNSDAFNLAFAGNVGAVTSLYGAGYAVAARANIVLSKLENLPAGAARNNFEAEARGIRAISHFDIVRSYAKIPTQSADAGSSLGIAYVDTYDPFQLVTRNLTVNEVYDKILADLLFAEQNITQSTTVGKLNKAAVQGYLSRVYLYKGDYDNTILWGQKSLQLSPSVGSIANFKNIWNDTSSDGVLFKVLNSSLENIKTGSAYNQTVGGQIKSEYVVDYDFFTKFANNDIRKSSYINTSEFSGNIYNNVIKYKQATGKPVEAVDVKVIRSAEVLLNVAEAMYKKSNEAGALLLLNKLRAQRYSDFVDGTEAGVALLNAIMLERRLELAFETDRFFTLKRLGLPIERSAYGPYADGSGNPANVRNLEASSYKWQLPISQTAIDNNPGIVQNPGY; translated from the coding sequence ATGAAAAACAAAGTAATAAAACAGATATTATTTTCCACGCTCATTTTACTCACGTCTTGTAGAGACGAGTTGGATGTCGTGCCAAATGATAAAATAATTGTTGACAACTATTATACTACTGAAAGTGATTTCAGAAAAGGATTAGATTATGCGTATGACGGTTTCAAAATCGCAGGATACTATTCCGGAGACAACACACAGTTGATTATTCCCGATGTTATTAGTGATAACTTAATTCAAAATCCTCAGGGAAGAAGATCGAACAGTGATGCCTTTAACTTGGCTTTCGCCGGAAACGTGGGTGCAGTGACCTCTCTTTATGGGGCAGGATATGCAGTAGCTGCGCGGGCAAATATCGTTTTGTCTAAATTGGAAAACTTACCTGCAGGCGCAGCAAGAAATAATTTTGAAGCTGAAGCCCGTGGTATTCGTGCAATATCTCATTTTGATATCGTAAGAAGTTACGCTAAAATACCAACGCAGTCTGCAGACGCGGGAAGTTCTTTAGGTATTGCTTACGTTGATACGTATGATCCCTTTCAACTTGTTACCCGTAATTTAACCGTGAACGAAGTTTATGATAAAATACTGGCCGACTTATTGTTCGCAGAGCAGAATATCACACAGTCAACAACCGTAGGTAAACTAAATAAAGCTGCAGTGCAAGGTTATCTTTCCAGAGTATACTTGTACAAAGGTGATTATGATAATACCATCCTTTGGGGACAAAAATCATTACAGTTAAGCCCAAGTGTTGGTTCAATCGCGAATTTCAAAAATATTTGGAATGACACTTCAAGTGATGGCGTTTTATTCAAAGTCCTAAACTCAAGTCTGGAGAATATCAAGACGGGATCCGCTTACAATCAAACAGTAGGAGGACAGATTAAAAGCGAGTATGTTGTTGATTATGATTTTTTCACAAAATTCGCTAACAACGATATCAGAAAAAGCTCTTACATCAATACCTCAGAATTTTCCGGTAATATCTATAACAACGTCATTAAATATAAACAAGCAACCGGAAAACCTGTTGAAGCAGTTGACGTTAAAGTTATTAGATCTGCAGAAGTTTTATTAAATGTTGCGGAAGCAATGTATAAGAAAAGCAATGAAGCTGGTGCTTTACTCTTATTAAACAAATTGCGTGCACAGCGTTACAGTGATTTTGTGGACGGAACGGAAGCTGGTGTCGCCCTTTTGAATGCAATTATGCTCGAGCGTCGTTTGGAGCTTGCTTTCGAAACGGATAGATTCTTCACCCTCAAAAGATTGGGTCTGCCGATTGAAAGATCCGCTTATGGTCCTTACGCAGATGGTAGTGGAAACCCTGCCAATGTTCGGAACCTGGAAGCCTCAAGTTATAAATGGCAGCTTCCGATTTCTCAAACAGCGATCGATAATAATCCAGGCATTGTTCAGAATCCTGGGTATTAA
- a CDS encoding SusC/RagA family TonB-linked outer membrane protein, with amino-acid sequence MNVKLKVLSAGALFFLGQVAFAQQNLNDTIKTKEIEEVVLVGVVKKSRDEITQAVSVVNGDELKRMSASSTGVSNMLQGKMSGLQVGANSGKPGEAGSIRIRGAVNVSAVLGASDPLFVVDGIYMTQRQFNSIPSTDIESVTLLKDAAASAQYGSRAANGVMIVTTRRGKTGTPAISYDTRFGFGFKPKDKNFTMMNAAEKIQYENEMSVLGVNSNPVYTAEEQATLLSQAHNWEKDILRNSAIQYHNLSITGGSDKNKYYASLGYDTDSGILQELEGFKRYNGRFNFDQTITDKLKMSFDFSVINTITNDQRFSYNALSPFYSLYTLNPYEPIYLEDGSFNPTVNSINPIDLRRNEQTTDWRTRLTGQAAATYEILSGLSFKTTFGNIYDLRKNKYVVRKGSDIATVYGVPDGQIRDTRSDAYSYVFNNRLDFNRSFGDHKISAVALMEFTKDDYGSLSGTKRVMLGPEITDIGSASTPASITGNTLSTRTESYLGLLDYNYNDRYLLSGSIRRDGNSRFGKEKYGNFWSASAAWNLAKESFFDVPFFNDIKFRYSIGTTGLISSLLDYQNLISVVSGDYGSDPTSGPSNFVGNSDIKWESKKSQNLGIDLSMYNRRLRLSAEVFKDNRNDFIYNISNTPLEAGGYLYNSIANAGDITIKGFESELSFDVIRTKDFDFTLRGNVSLLKYNVESLYKANTQLSLDGYTFMSVGYEPTIFKLVKSAGVDAQNGDALYYKLDGSVTNVYSSGDAQFLDGKSTLPSAYGGFGATFRYKGFDLNTDFTFQQGGYSVNLLYLNAVDFGGYNYNLSTDAFNYWKNPGDNALLPAPNTDGLQVTDQFLQKTDFIRFRNLEFGYTFNKSFIGPLIPVQSIRIYGSGQNLALWTDYKGDPEIGVASETQINNSAFVPGSYSLYNYPNTRTFLVGMQVNF; translated from the coding sequence ATGAATGTGAAATTAAAAGTATTGAGCGCTGGTGCACTGTTTTTTTTAGGACAAGTTGCTTTCGCTCAGCAGAATCTGAATGATACAATTAAAACAAAAGAAATTGAGGAAGTTGTTTTAGTCGGAGTTGTTAAGAAAAGTAGAGACGAAATAACTCAGGCCGTATCTGTGGTGAATGGTGATGAACTGAAAAGGATGTCTGCAAGTAGTACCGGGGTATCCAATATGCTTCAGGGTAAAATGTCTGGTCTCCAGGTTGGTGCAAATTCTGGTAAGCCGGGAGAGGCAGGTTCTATTAGAATTAGAGGTGCCGTGAACGTTTCTGCCGTACTGGGAGCATCAGATCCTCTTTTTGTTGTAGATGGTATCTACATGACGCAAAGACAATTTAATTCAATTCCATCTACCGATATTGAAAGTGTAACATTGCTTAAAGATGCCGCTGCCTCTGCTCAGTACGGGTCAAGAGCTGCAAATGGAGTAATGATTGTTACGACGAGACGTGGTAAAACTGGCACACCTGCAATAAGTTACGATACACGATTCGGATTTGGGTTTAAGCCAAAGGATAAGAACTTCACGATGATGAATGCTGCTGAAAAAATTCAGTACGAAAATGAAATGTCAGTTCTAGGTGTAAACTCCAATCCTGTTTATACTGCGGAGGAGCAGGCGACATTACTGTCACAGGCTCATAATTGGGAAAAAGATATCCTTAGAAATTCTGCCATCCAGTACCACAATCTATCGATAACCGGTGGAAGTGATAAAAATAAATATTACGCCTCACTTGGATATGATACCGATAGTGGAATCCTACAGGAGTTAGAAGGTTTCAAGAGATATAACGGTAGATTTAACTTCGATCAGACCATTACCGATAAATTAAAAATGAGCTTTGATTTTTCTGTAATTAATACGATTACGAATGACCAAAGATTTTCGTATAATGCACTGAGCCCTTTCTATTCTTTGTATACTTTGAATCCTTACGAGCCAATTTATTTGGAGGACGGATCATTCAATCCTACGGTAAATTCAATTAACCCAATTGATTTGCGGAGAAATGAACAGACAACCGATTGGAGAACCAGACTTACAGGACAGGCTGCTGCGACTTACGAAATTTTATCAGGTTTAAGTTTTAAAACGACGTTTGGTAATATTTACGATTTAAGAAAAAATAAGTATGTAGTACGCAAAGGATCAGACATCGCTACTGTTTACGGTGTGCCGGATGGTCAAATTAGAGATACGAGATCAGATGCTTACAGCTATGTATTTAACAACCGCTTAGATTTTAACCGAAGCTTTGGTGATCACAAAATTTCTGCGGTTGCCTTAATGGAATTTACAAAAGATGATTACGGCTCTCTATCCGGGACGAAAAGAGTGATGTTGGGACCTGAAATTACAGATATTGGTTCTGCTTCCACTCCTGCTTCCATCACGGGTAATACGCTTTCTACAAGAACAGAAAGTTATTTAGGACTTTTAGATTACAACTATAACGATCGGTACTTATTATCTGGATCCATTCGTAGAGACGGTAATTCAAGATTTGGTAAAGAAAAATACGGTAATTTCTGGTCAGCTTCCGCAGCCTGGAATTTAGCGAAAGAATCATTTTTCGATGTGCCATTTTTCAACGATATTAAATTTAGATATAGTATCGGGACAACCGGTTTAATTAGTTCATTATTGGACTATCAAAACCTTATTTCGGTGGTTTCCGGAGATTACGGCAGCGATCCTACATCAGGACCAAGTAACTTTGTAGGTAACAGCGATATTAAATGGGAATCTAAAAAATCTCAGAACTTAGGGATTGATCTTTCTATGTACAATAGAAGACTAAGATTAAGCGCAGAAGTTTTTAAAGACAACAGAAACGATTTTATTTACAATATTTCAAATACACCACTGGAAGCAGGCGGATACCTTTACAACAGTATCGCAAATGCCGGAGATATTACAATTAAAGGCTTCGAATCAGAATTGAGTTTTGATGTTATTAGAACCAAAGACTTTGATTTTACTTTAAGAGGAAACGTTTCACTGCTTAAGTACAATGTTGAGAGCTTGTATAAAGCCAACACGCAGTTGAGTTTAGATGGATATACATTTATGTCTGTGGGATATGAACCTACTATTTTCAAACTGGTTAAAAGTGCAGGTGTAGATGCTCAAAATGGAGATGCTCTATATTACAAATTAGATGGCAGCGTAACCAATGTTTACAGTTCCGGGGACGCTCAGTTTTTAGATGGTAAATCTACTTTGCCAAGTGCGTATGGTGGATTTGGTGCTACTTTCAGATATAAAGGTTTTGATCTTAACACCGACTTTACTTTTCAACAGGGAGGTTACAGTGTTAATCTTTTATATTTAAACGCAGTAGATTTTGGCGGTTACAATTACAACCTAAGTACAGATGCGTTTAACTACTGGAAAAATCCAGGCGACAACGCCCTTTTGCCGGCACCTAATACAGATGGACTACAGGTAACTGACCAATTCCTTCAGAAAACTGATTTTATTCGTTTTCGTAACCTGGAATTTGGATACACGTTTAACAAAAGTTTTATTGGGCCTTTAATCCCGGTTCAAAGCATCAGAATTTACGGATCAGGTCAGAATTTGGCTCTGTGGACAGATTACAAAGGAGACCCTGAAATTGGTGTAGCCTCTGAAACGCAGATTAACAACAGTGCATTTGTACCAGGTTCTTACTCTCTTTATAACTATCCTAATACGAGAACCTTCTTAGTTGGGATGCAAGTAAATTTTTAA